The Humulus lupulus chromosome 3, drHumLupu1.1, whole genome shotgun sequence genome window below encodes:
- the LOC133824850 gene encoding putative disease resistance protein At3g14460, protein MAELVAGALLSASFDFLLEKIASPLVAQFFTGNKSFVSERLFKLKSTFNCLAAVRFEVENKKIKNPAVEKWLDDLLDAVEDAEDFFGDIEYDALRPKKAEPNKARGKASKLLSCFSKHSNSTNRVRNTNMEEILRRLEYLANQIGNLNLEKNIVEVKPSERSLVKTSLPDEPQVYGRENDKDALVKLLVSDDVGSEKICVIPILGMGGIGKTTLAQIIFNDEGVRNMFEFKVWVYVSDKFDAMVVTKTILQQVAPGDARSDMDLNSLQVNLTKKLMGKKFFIVLDDVWEEDYVQWTEVMKPFNDGARGSKIVVTTRNEKVADSIRTVGTHCLRELSKEECWELFKKHASRGNLRMFVENPKLETIGREVAKKCNGLPLAAKVLGGLLRSTLDAKRWEQIAKSNIWELTDKRSKILPAALEVSYYYLPPHLKKCFAYCSIFPKGYEFQRQELVLIWMAENLVKHSDGNRRVEEVGDEYFDDLVSMSFFQLKIKYSNLPYFVMHDLLIDLASGVSGKYCCLLEHGEDIDKFEKKTCHLGCVKKLLERSNKISNYDFEATRLRTFLTLRSFVSNICISKEVVHNLLSRLKCLRVLSFCQLNMTELSDSVGELKHLRYLDLSATNIVILPESVTVLYHLQTLKLKDCCKLKTLPKNMHHLINLRHLIVDGTSLVGMPCQISKLTNLQMLTTFVVGKDSGAKIEELAKLSSLQGDLSIKKLENVVSITKESNQAYVLDKKQLENLSLEWFHDNNDVDDPKHDEDVLDMLSPNKMLNQLKILHYPGTKFSNWVGDVSFCNIVEVRLDGCQRCSNLPPLGQLPSLKHLYISNFHSIVRIGAEFSGNSSSKKPFSSLETLSFKNMSSWEQWNSMQTEDAATYGKLKTLEISCCPKLIKDLPHFLPSLTKIEIDAHKQSALSIPRLPCVSEMRIIKLDNVESVFEVIKPMTPSSTGSLPTATLTLTPLYHYPHLQSLFLDGCGESFRSLHMDLFLNIRRLEIHSCNYFEALSMSDGKCHELTSLSKLVIRFCPCFVSFPNGGLIAPKLSYFWISWCPKMKWLPEKMTSLSSLETLEINGCPLIETIPEGGMPSSLSTLRICYEFLRAKWNWQTLPHLKNIITFGDGEESFPGEGLLPANITNLGVSFSKLKWLNKSGLSQLSSLQTLQVWNCPELQTLSEEGFPTSLEFLNIWECPLLTKIYDPKESENNKYWSRISHIPQVTIDGATTYNPSHPNHPNNNCG, encoded by the coding sequence ATGGCTGAACTTGTGGCCGGGGCTCTTCTCTCTGCTTCTTTTGATTTTTTGCTAGAAAAGATTGCTTCTCCTCTTGTTGCGCAGTTCTTCACGGGAAATAAAAGTTTTGTTTCTGAGAGGCTTTTCAAGTTGAAGTCAACATTCAATTGTCTCGCTGCGGTTCGCTTCGAAGTagagaacaagaaaataaaaaaccCTGCGGTGGAGAAGTGGCTGGATGATCTTCTGGATGCTGTCGAAGATGCAGAGGACTTCTTTGGCGACATTGAATATGATGCTCTCAGACCCAAGAAAGCCGAGCCAAATAAAGCGAGAGGAAAGGCAAGTAAGTTACTTTCTTGTTTCTCCAAACATTCTAATTCTACTAATCGTGTAAGGAATACCAATATGGAAGAGATTCTTAGGAGGTTGGAGTACTTGGCAAATCAAATTGGAAACCTGAATCTAGAAAAGAACATTGTTGAGGTGAAACCATCGGAAAGATCACTTGTTAAAACTTCTCTGCCGGATGAACCTCAAGTTTATGGTAGAGAGAATGACAAGGATGCTTTAGTGAAGTTGTTGGTGTCAGATGATGTGGGTAGTGAAAAGATATGTGTCATTCCCATATTGGGAATGGGTGGAATTGGAAAAACCACCCTTGCTCAAATCATTTTCAATGATGAAGGAGTGAGGAACATGTTTGAATTTAAGGTTTGGGTGTACGTTTCAGATAAATTTGATGCCATGGTTGTGACAAAAACAATTCTTCAACAAGTAGCTCCGGGCGATGCTCGCAGTGACATGGATTTGAATTCACTTCAAGTTAATTTGACCAAAAAGTTAATGGGAAAGAAGTTTTTTATTGTTCTAGACGATGTTTGGGAAGAGGATTATGTTCAATGGACAGAAGTGATGAAGCCTTTCAATGATGGGGCAAGAGGCAGCAAAATAGTAGTAACAACAAGAAATGAAAAAGTTGCAGATAGCATTCGAACTGTTGGTACGCATTGTCTTAGAGAATTATCAAAAGAAGAGTGTTGGGAACTATTTAAAAAGCATGCTTCTCGTGGAAATCTTAGAATGTTTGTCGAGAATCCAAAATTGGAAACTATCGGCAGAGAAGTTGCTAAGAAATGCAATGGCTTGCCTTTAGCTGCTAAAGTTTTAGGAGGTCTCTTGAGATCGACGTTGGATGCTAAGAGATGGGAACAAATAGCAAAGAGTAATATTTGGGAGCTGACGGATAAAAGGAGTAAGATTCTTCCTGCTGCTTTAGAAGTGAGTTACTACTATCTTCCTCCACACTTAAAAAAGTGTTTTGCTTATTGTTCAATATTTCCGAAAGGCTATGAATTTCAAAGACAGGAGTTGGTCTTAATATGGATGGCTGAAAATCTTGTGAAGCATTCTGATGGGAATAGAAGAGTGGAAGAAGTTGGTGATGAGTATTTTGATGATTTAGTATCTATGTCATTTTTTCAACTAAAGATCAAATACTCTAATCTACCTTATTTTGTTATGCATGATCTTCTAATTGATTTGGCTAGTGGTGTTTCTGGGAAATATTGTTGTTTGTTAGAGCATGGTGAAGATATTGATAAGTTCGAGAAGAAGACGTGTCACCTTGGATGTGTCAAAAAGCTCCTTGAACGTAGTAATAAGATATCTAATTATGATTTTGAAGCTACACGTTTGCGAACCTTCTTAACATTACGTTCATTTGTTTCTAATATTTGTATTTCTAAGGAAGTAGTTCATAATTTGCTATCAAGGTTGAAATGTTTGAGAGTTTTATCTTTTTGTCAACTCAATATGACTGAGTTATCTGATTCAGTTGGTGAACTAAAACATCTTCGCTATTTAGACCTTTCTGCCACCAACATTGTGATTTTGCCTGAATCTGTTACTGTATTATACCATCTACAGACATTGAAGTTGAAAGATTGTTGTAAACTGAAAACTTTGCCTAAAAACATGCATCATCTCATTAACTTGAGACATCTTATTGTCGATGGAACTAGCCTTGTCGGGATGCCATGCCAAATAAGTAAATTGACAAATCTCCAAATGTTGACAACATTTGTTGTGGGAAAAGATAGTGGAGCCAAAATAGAAGAGTTGGCAAAACTTTCAAGTCTTCAAGGAGATCTATCCATCAAGAAGTTAGAAAACGTGGTCAGCATCACAAAAGAATCGAATCAAGCCTATGTACTAGATAAGAAGCAACTGGAGAACCTGAGTTTGGAATGGTTTCATGATAATAATGATGTTGATGATCCAAAACATGATGAGGATGTACTGGACATGCTTTCACCAAATAAAATGTTGAATCAACTCAAGATTCTTCATTACCCAGGCACAAAATTTTCAAACTGGGTGGGGGATGTTTCGTTTTGCAACATTGTTGAAGTAAGGCTTGATGGGTGTCAGCGTTGCTCCAATTTACCACCACTTGGGCAACTGCCTTCGCTAAAACATCTTTACATTTCCAATTTTCATTCGATAGTGAGGATAGGTGCTGAGTTCTCAGGGAATAGTTCTTCAAAAAAGCCATTTTCATCGTTGGAAACCTTAAGCTTCAAGAACATGTCATCATGGGAGCAATGGAATTCAATGCAAACAGAAGATGCCGCAACATACGGAAAGCTCAAAacacttgagatttcttgttgtcCTAAGCTTATCAAGGATTTGCCTCACTTCCTTCCTTCATTAACAAAGATTGAAATTGATGCACATAAGCAATCTGCATTATCTATCCCAAGATTACCATGTGTTAGTGAAATGAGAATTATAAAATTGGATAATGTAGAGTCAGTGTTCGAGGTAATAAAGCCAATGACACCTTCTTCTACTGGAAGTTTGCCTACTgccactctcactctcactccaCTCTACCACTACCCTCATCTTCAGTCTCTTTTTTTGGATGGTTGCGGTGAATCCTTTAGATCACTCCATATGGatttatttctcaatatcagaAGACTTGAAATTCATTCTTGCAACTATTTTGAAGCTCTCTCAATGTCTGATGGGAAATGTCACGAACTGACATCTCTATCTAAGCTAGTAATTCGATTTTGTCCTTGTTTTGTATCTTTCCCAAATGGTGGACTCATTGCTCCCAAACTGAGTTACTTTTGGATTTCTTGGTGCCCTAAAATGAAGTGGTTGCCAGAGAAGATGACTTCCCTCTCGTCTTTGGAAACTTTGGAGATCAATGGTTGTCCATTGATAGAGACTATTCCTGAAGGTGGTATGCCCAGTAGTTTGTCAACACTTCGTATATGCTATGAATTTTTGAGGGCGAAATGGAATTGGCAAACATTACCCCATCTTAAGAATATTATAACTTTTGGAGATGGAGAGGAATCATTTCCAGGAGAAGGGCTACTGCCTGCCAATATTACCAATCTTGGTGTATCATTTTCAAAACTTAAATGGCTGAACAAAAGTGGGCTTAGTCAACTCTCCTCCTTGCAAACACTTCAAGTCTGGAACTGCCCTGAGTTGCAAACATTGTCAGAAGAAGGGTTTCCAACCTCCCTCGAGTTTTTGAACATATGGGAATGCCCTCTGTTGACGAAAATTTATGACCCAAAAGAGAGTGAGAATAACAAGTACTGGAGCAGGATTAGTCACATACCCCAAGTCACAATTGATGGAGCTACCACTTATAATCCATCACATCCCAATCATCCAAACAACAACTGTGGTTGA
- the LOC133824851 gene encoding membrane steroid-binding protein 2-like, translated as MAIYSGVMEEITSYTGLSPAAFFTIAALVVVVFRTVSAMFVSPEDFNKPPVAAAVSLNPNNSSSNNSSSFLNGVLDQTTTKPVQLGDITQLELSAYNGSDPNKPLLISVRGQIYDVSSSRMFYGPGGPYAMFTGKEASRALALLSFKPQDMNDNLEDLGPDELQVLEDWEDKFIEKYPKVGKLVKESTTTEQPSQSGEELKKEL; from the exons ATGGCGATTTACTCAGGTGTGATGGAGGAGATCACATCGTACACGGGTCTTTCCCCGGCGGCCTTCTTCACCATCGCAGCTCTCGTCGTCGTCGTCTTCAGAACCGTCTCCGCCATGTTCGTCTCTCCCGAAGATTTCAACAAGCCTCCAGTCGCCGCCGCCGTCTCCCTAAACCCCAacaacagcagcagcaacaacagctCCAGTTTTCTCAACGGTGTTTTGGATCAAACGACTACTAAGCCTGTTCAATTGGGAGACATTACCCAACTAGAACTCAGCGCCTATAATGGTTCTGACCCAAATAAGCCTCTTCTTATCTCAGTCAGGGGTCAGATCTACGACGTCTCTTCTTCCAG GATGTTCTATGGTCCTGGAGGGCCGTACGCGATGTTTACAGGGAAGGAAGCTAGTAGAGCTTTGGCTCTGCTTTCTTTCAAGCCTCAAGACATGAATGACAATCTTGAAGATTTGGGTCCTGATGAGCTTCAAGTTTTGGAGGATTGGGAGGACAAGTTCATTGAGAAGTATCCCAAGGTTGGGAAGCTCGTGAAAGAGTCGACCACGACTGAGCAGCCATCTCAAAGTGGAGAGGAGTTGAAGAAAGAACTTTAG